The genomic DNA AGCATTCGTATGATTTCTTCCATAACGTTTCCCACTTCTTTCTTTATGGGCTTGTTTTCAATGTATGCCGTACAGGCTGTTTTATGACCTGTGACCGCTCACTTAAGGACAGCGAACAAAATCAACCCGACCCCAAGACCGATCAAGAGCAATCGCCCTATAGAAAGATCATCAGCAAGTCCGACCAGCCCCAACGTCATTGTCGCTACGAAAATGATCGGACCTACAAGGGCAAGGGATCCGTTGATGATGATCGCTTTATGAATCGAGTTGAAGTACAACATCAAAACGACTGCTGTGAGCTCGAAGGAAGCCGACAGCAATCGAAGTCCTGCCATATTGAGTACTGTGGAATCAAACAAATCGAAAAAATGCTTCATAGATCGCTCCACTTTCTTTTTTGTACAACCTATGAAATGGAATGGAGAAAAAGAATGGATATTTGGTTAAAGGAGTGAAGAGAAGGTTGAACCGGTTCCGGATGCTGGAATCGAGATAGGAAGGTGGGGATTGCGTTTTTGTAGATAATCTGGCATTTTCGTAGATAATTTTTAATTTTTGAAGATAATTCTCAATTTACGTAGATAATCCTGAATTTTTGTAGATAAATTCAAATTTTTCGTAGATAAATCCGAATTCCACCTCGATTTTCGTAAAATCCAAGCCTTTTGACATAAAAAAACTGCCCAAAACGTGTTTGGGCAGCTCTAAATTCTCGTTTATGCTCTTGAAACGTACTGTCCAGTAC from Pseudalkalibacillus sp. SCS-8 includes the following:
- a CDS encoding YqhV family protein, translating into MKHFFDLFDSTVLNMAGLRLLSASFELTAVVLMLYFNSIHKAIIINGSLALVGPIIFVATMTLGLVGLADDLSIGRLLLIGLGVGLILFAVLK